AATTGGCAAGCATCCATTGGTAAAAAAATCATGGGTCTTATATTGTGCGATGCTCAAGGTAATCGCCTTGGTTTTTGGATGTGTTTTACACGTGCTCTTGTCTTTCAATTTATATGGCCAATTACTGTTATTTATGCACTTTTTACTAAAAAAGAAGAATTTCTTCATGATACAGCTTTTGATCATACACAAGTAAAAATGAAAGAAAAATAAAATGAGCATTACATCAAAACGCATATGGGCATATTTTATTGATTTAATATTTGTTTTCGCATTATTTTATTTACTTCATATGTTTGTCGGTAAATCCGAGCACGTCGAAACAATTTCTATTATTCCAGGAACAAATACATTTCAACATATTAAAACGTTTTCTTTTACCCCCGCGTCCTTAGATTTTTCATGGCTTAACATTTTATTTTTTCATATTTTATTAATTATATATTTTACAATTTTAGAAAGTTCAAAATGGCAAGCATCAATTGGTAAAAAGATAATGGGGCTTATATTATGGGATGCTAAAGGCAATCGCCTTGGTTTTTGGATGTGTTTTAAACGCACTTTTGTCTTCCAGATTATATGGTGGTTGGAAATGATTATTGGCGCTAGATCACCAAAACAAGAATTTCTACATGATTTAATTTTTGAACATACAAAAGTAATAAATAAATAGTAAAAAAATTCTAAATATTATACATATTTTTTATAGCGTAAAGACATTTTAACGGCAATTGGAATCAGGATAATCGCTAATATCAAGGACGCGATACC
The sequence above is drawn from the Alphaproteobacteria bacterium genome and encodes:
- a CDS encoding RDD family protein; translated protein: MSIISKRIWANIIDFMLFGAFFHFFYELLLQFKILHLDSDAISFLKGALFTGFFTLYFGILESSNWQASIGKKIMGLILCDAQGNRLGFWMCFTRALVFQFIWPITVIYALFTKKEEFLHDTAFDHTQVKMKEK
- a CDS encoding RDD family protein; the encoded protein is MSITSKRIWAYFIDLIFVFALFYLLHMFVGKSEHVETISIIPGTNTFQHIKTFSFTPASLDFSWLNILFFHILLIIYFTILESSKWQASIGKKIMGLILWDAKGNRLGFWMCFKRTFVFQIIWWLEMIIGARSPKQEFLHDLIFEHTKVINK